In one Notolabrus celidotus isolate fNotCel1 chromosome 1, fNotCel1.pri, whole genome shotgun sequence genomic region, the following are encoded:
- the tusc2b gene encoding tumor suppressor 2, mitochondrial calcium regulator b: MGGSGSKSKGYWPFSGSGSTDDPTKDGNEQTLSRVRSFVGATPFVFTRQSSMYFDEDGDLAHEFYEETIVTKNGRKRAKLKKIQKNLTPQGIIKLDHPCIHVDFPVVLCEA; encoded by the exons ATGGGTGGCAGCGGCTCCAAATCCAAAGGATATTGGCCTTTTTCTGGCTCAGGTAGTACAGACGACCCAACCAAAGATGGAAATGAGCAAACACTTTCAAGAGTTCGAAGTTTCGTGGGGGCAACACCTTTTGTGTTTACTAGACAAAG CTCTATGTATTTCGATGAAGACGGTGACTTGGCCCATGAATTCTACGAAGAGACAATTGTGACAAAAAATGGACGTAAAAGAGCCAAGCTGAAGAAGATTCAAAAAAACCTCACGCCTCAG GGAATTATAAAGCTGGACCACCCCTGCATCCATGTAGATTTCCCAGTTGTCCTCTGTGAAGCCTGA
- the rassf1 gene encoding ras association domain-containing protein 1: MRCQLVYHMMSKCELIELKDLSVNDSIELAAPAACKAPLPVNQAQMSHFHVVRLVGDSVSIEVPCCSKGKAGVGHDFQPDSYTHLTWCDLCGEFIWGLYRQSVRCTYCSYTCHYRCRPFIQLDCSANASLLADQEDFSVDSIETDTNVDEQIDWAKQELSVSEIQHKVKEYNAQINSNLYMVVNKDGSFTGFIKVHFQLVRPISLPPPQSPGSAQEQDHSNGRLKRRTSFYLPKDTAKHLHISSRTCVREVIEALLNKFTVVDNPAKFALFERTERQSQVYMRKLSDEECPLNLRLCAGPSEKVLSLVLKENETGEVNWDAFSFPELCNFLRILKREEEDYVRQIVKRYALAREMMKRTMTKISTPV; the protein is encoded by the exons ATGAGGTGTCAGCTTGTGTATCACATGATGTCTAAATGTGAGCTGATCGAGCTGAAGGATCTCAGTGTAAATGATTCCATCGAGCtggctgctcctgcagcctgcaaAGCCCCATTGCCTGTAAACCAGGCTCAGATGAGTCACTTCCACGTTGTCCGTCTGGTGGGAGACAGTGTCAGCATTGAGGTCCCTTGTTGTTCCAAAGGAAAGGCAGGAGTGGGTCATGACTTCCAGCCTGACAGTTACACCCATCTCACCTGGTGCGATCTGTGTGGAGAATTCATCTGGGGGCTTTATAGGCAAAGTGTGCGCTGCACCT atTGCAGTTATACTTGTCACTACCGCTGCCGGCCATTCATCCAGCTGGACTGCAGCGCTAATGCAAGTTTGTTAGCTGACCAGGAAGATTTCTCTGTGGACTCCATTGAGACTGACACGAATGTG GATGAACAGATCGATTGGGCTAAACAGGAGTTGTCTGTTAGTGAGATTCAACACAAAGTTAAGGAATACAATGCACAGATCAACAGCAACCTCTATATGGTGGTT AATAAAGATGGGTCTTTCACTGGTTTCATCAAGGTCCACTTTCAGTTAGTCCGACCCATTTCCCTTCCTCCACCTCAGAGCCCAGGCTCAGCACAGGAGCAAGATCATAGTAACGGACGGTTGAAAAGGCGGACTTCTTTCTACCTCCCCAAAGACACTGCCAAGCACCTGCATATAAGCTCCCGGACATGTGTGCGAGAAGTCATTGAGGCATTGCTCAACAAGTTCACCGTAGTGGACAACCCTGCTAAGTTTGCCCTTTTTGAACGCACCGAGAGACAAAGTCAAG TGTACATGCGCAAACTGTCTGATGAAGAGTGCCCCCTCAACCTGCGCCTGTGTGCTGGCCCCAGTGAAAAAGTTTTGAGTCTGGTTTTGAAAGAGAATGAGACAGGAGAAGTAAAT TGGGATGCATTTAGTTTTCCAGAGCTGTGTAACTTTCTGCGGATCCTGAAGCGTGAAGAAGAGGATTATGTGCGGCAGATTGTGAAGCGCTACGCTCTAGCTAGAGAAATGATGAAGAGGACCATGACAAAGATTAGTACTCCTGTTTAA
- the hyal2b gene encoding hyaluronidase-2, with protein MKAICHSVSTMAGKMPWLLLTLLVSWTVLCSADIKQTRWPLYSQKPVLLVWNAPTQDCVPRHGVTLSLEQFDIVASPNEGFVRQNLTIFYKERLGLYPYYERGGTAVNGGLPQLASLAQHYEKMPEGVQKYIREPEAKGLAVIDWEEWRPLWIRNWDTKDIYRSKSRELVAQKNPTWTPEQVGKVAQQEFELSARKFMLETLKHAKNLRPNQLWGFYLFPDCYNHDYRGGLKNYTGRCPAVEIARNDQLNWLWMECTAFFPSIYMGSVLGSTHYGRLFVRNRVKEAMRLASVGDGLARPVFVYTRPTYINQMAFLTEVDLVSTIGESVALGAAGVVFWGDTSYGSSNANCKSIDGYLKGPLGRYLLNVSTAAEQCSQVRCKSHGRCLRKIPDNDVYLHLSPSTHSITSQGGQLRVSGGPGRAELDVFRTHFQCQCYSGYRGESCAEKEKGNRGSSVLGTWPLCLLLPLGLFTLLH; from the exons ATGAAGGCTATATGTCACTCTGTTTCCACCATGGCTGGCAAGATGCCTTGGTTGCTCCTTACTCTGTTGGTATCATGGACAGTCTTGTGTTCAGCAGACATAAAGCAGACAAGATGGCCATTATATTCCCAGAAGCCAGTTCTTCTTGTTTGGAATGCTCCAACACAGGATTGTGTCCCACGGCACGGAGTAACTTTGTCTCTGGAGCAGTTTGACATTGTGGCATCCCCCAATGAGGGCTTTGTCCGGCAGAACCTAACAATCTTCTATAAGGAGCGCCTTGGGTTGTATCCCTATTATGAACGGGGTGGCACAGCAGTGAACGGAGGTCTTCCTCAGCTTGCCAGCCTTGCTCAGCACTATGAAAAGATGCCTGAAGGTGTGCAAAAATATATCCGTGAGCCAGAAGCAAAAGGTTTGGCTGTTATTGACTGGGAGGAATGGAGACCATTGTGGATCCGAAATTGGGATACTAAAGATATCTATCGAAGTAAATCTCGAGAACTGGTGGCCCAAAAGAACCCAACGTGGACCCCGGAACAAGTGGGAAAAGTAGCCCAGCAGGAGTTTGAGCTATCAGCACGCAAATTCATGCTGGAGACACTAAAACATGCCAAGAATCTGAGGCCAAATCAACTGTGGGGCTTCTACCTATTTCCAGATTGTTATAACCATGACTACAGGGGTGGCCTGAAGAACTACACAGGACGCTGTCCTGCTGTGGAGATTGCCCGCAATGATCAACTAAACTGGTTGTGGATGGAATGTACGGCATTCTTTCCTTCTATATACATGGGATCTGTGCTCGGCTCTACACACTACGGGCGTCTCTTTGTCCGAAACAGAGTGAAGGAGGCAATGCGTCTGGCATCCGTTGGTGATGGGTTGGCTCGccctgtttttgtttacacCCGCCCTACTTACATCAATCAGATGGCCTTTCTAACTGAG GTGGATCTGGTCTCCACCATTGGTGAGAGTGTTGCACTCGGAGCTGCAGGTGTAGTCTTCTGGGGGGACACCTCCTATGGAAGCAGCAAT gCCAACTGCAAAAGCATTGATGGATATCTTAAGGGACCGCTGGGTCGGTACCTTCTCAATGTATCTACAGCCGCAGAACAGTGCAGTCAGGTGCGGTGTAAATCCCATGGCCGCTGTCTACGCAAAATACCAGACAATGATGTGTACCTGCATCTCAGCCCCTCAACGCACAGCATCACCAGTCAGGGCGGCCAGCTGAGGGTTTCGGGGGGTCCTGGCCGAGCTGAACTGGATGTTTTTCGCACACACTTCCAGTGCCAGTGCTACAGTGGGTACAGAGGTGAGAGCTGTGCggagaaagaaaagggaaataGAGGGTCCTCTGTCTTAGGGACCTGGCCTCTGTGCCTTTTACTCCCACTCGGACTTTTCACTCTGCTACACTGA